The genomic interval AATCGGAATTTGACGGAAATTTAACGTTTTGGACAAATATACGTACATAACTCATAATAGCTTGTTATTTTTGGCACATAAATGCATATAACTACATATACACCTACTattcttaaataaaaataaggataACACGACATTAACTCgatatatagtaaaatataggTCTGGACACTCATAGTTGTGCATCAAATAGTGATATGTTTGGTTCGTAATGCATAAAGGTCCTATTCGAGATTCAAACAAAAGATTAAAATGAGGACAACAAAATATGAGAGATTGGATTTGAAACAGGATTAGATGAAAATAACTAACCCTAGACTTGTAGCTTGTAGCGGCAGGAATGAAATGCCAGGGTTTTGGGATTGAAAACGAATTTCTGCTACCAATATGGTGCTAGGTTACACAACTAATGGGTCAGCGTGTTATCGTGGGCTGGCTGGGCAGGGCCTTATCACGTGATTAGGCCCGGTTGTTCTGCCGATTAGTCGGTAATAACGGTGATTATACGTCCCGGACCACTAATGTGCACCGTTTTGCTAAAACGTGACGGAGAGGTCGGCGCCACCGTTTTAACGTCAGTATATACGGCCGTATCATCACCCGTTATCCACAACACTGAATATAATAGGTTATCTATGAAGTTAGTTCTATTTTTTCTTTACTCTCTTTTTCTTACTATAATTTAATGTAAATATCTTAAAACATGTATATAGCTAACTCTGACATAAGAGCCAGCACttcttatttttctctctttcacaTAAGCTTATAGTTGACATGTAGTCCACTATTATCTTGCTCTCAAAGCAAGATATGGTAAATAAATAATTGTTTAATTTATCATCTTCTCATACTGGTTTTCATCCCGTTATCTGCAAAGATAGTAACGATATCTATTGTAGGTTTTCATCCCAGTATATTGAAACAAAAACCACAGGTTTGGCGCAATGCTAAGAATGAAAACATTCAGATACTAGACTCAATAGTTATGTTCAGAGATAGCGATGCTGAATACAAAGACCTCTCAAATATATAAGCTTCAGCTCTTCTAATTTTAGTGCACGCTATTTTACTTCAACTAGACATATTGGTTTTATTATGTCCCAGATCAAAGGAATTGACGAGTACATACATTCAGCATGCAAAACAAGAAAATGGTTTACGAACACAATGGAGGAACAAGAGAGTGACCACCTGGGGCGCCCTATGCAAGTCCCCCAGCAAGATGACAGGTAATAATGCAAAATATTACTTCAACCCTCTCATTCCTTCTGTGACTATGCAGCTAATAAATATTTCTAACCCACGGTTGGTCATGTGGGTGGCATTGCTCTGAGATTCGTAGAATTGGAACGGAAAAGACTTGTCCAGCGAGTTCTACACAATGGTATTATTCAACCGCATGCAGCTAGATATATGtcctatatattatatactcaCTAAAATTAATTCACAATCCACTGCAGGACACCACTCGATACCAACAAAAGGTGGCTTCCAACCTTATTAATTCTTCTCTGAATATTATCATCTAAAGTGTAAGAAGATATAAGTTGTCTACAACACCGAAGCAGCTAAAGATGCAATTTCTGACCCCCACGAAGCACTGAGACCTCAATTTTATGTCTATGTAGTATCAATGTATCCAGCTATTACTTATTACTGCtctaaaacatttaatttgggGATGACTAATGTACTGCAAACTGAGCATGCATTCAGATTGCACATCGAACTATTTTGCCACAAATTCCAGAAAGAGTATCGAGCAGAACAGAAGACAAACCTATCAGTACAAGCAGCAAAAGAACACAAACCGAAGCACATCCCATACAGGTGAGAATTTACCAAGCAAAATGGCCAATGTGACAATAACTATCCTCGCAATTAAATTATAATAGGAGTCACAAGTCGCAACCATACCCGATTGTTTAAACCAACCATAATCTCAGACGTCAGACGTTCCAAGTAACAAGAGTTAGACGCAACACACTAGACAGTGATAGAACAAAAAACATTCCTTCGGTAGAAAATACATTTGCTGCTTCTACACTAGCCTACAGCTACTCTCTCTTGCAGCAAAATACCTAACAGCAGTCGCCGCCTCCTGTTATTTCAAATGAACTGCAAGAGCCAGCTGCTGAGCTGTAGTACACCATTTTTCCTGGAAAGTTAGGAAGAAAGATCTCAGGCTCTCAGCCCTACAACCTGCATACACATGCAAGTATGTAACCACTACATACCTCCACATGCCCCCATACTAGCGACAAGAAAAAAGAGGCTACAGCTCCTCATTCTCTCTTGCCTTTGCCCTGTGAAGCAAGCTTGGCTGCCACTTCCTCTTCTGATAAAGGAAGGTAATAAATCCTAGGAGAAGAATGTGTCTTCCTGAAGAGATCATCGAGTGTCACAACAGGAGGTTCCGGCTGTTTCTTTGGGGTGGGTGGAAGCCTCTCCTTTGCTGATCCTGAGTCAGATGTAGGAGGCTTAGTAagaggcggtggaggtggcaAGTGCTCCCTTGGTGCAGCGGCTTGACGAGGCATGTTTTGATTAGCCTGAGCCTGTTGAAAGGGTGGCTCCTTTGGTGTAGTAGCAGGGCTAATAGGAGCCGCCGCTGGCAGAGGAGGTTCAAGCTTGAGCTTCACTTCCTGGGGATCAACAAATTCAGCAACCAAACGATTGCCGTTGTTTGGTGGCCACTGCAAATCGTAGACAGCATCCCGAGTAGCCACAGCTTCCTCTACTGATGAAAACTGCAAGATGGGGGCCATGTAGGCAAAGTCAGTGGAACAACAACGCAAGCTCAAGCTCACATTTAACGCACAACCAGTCCACACAAGAACTTCAAATGCTATACTAGAATGAAATTATTCTGGTacagagtactccctccagacGTTGGGACACCTAAACTTAGTTCTCGCATCAAATATATTTGACTAGACTACAGGGAGTACATTTATAAAACCAATTTTAAGTTCTCTGGTTACCATCTCAAGATGATCTATCACTGGGTCCATGTTAAGAATTCCCATGTCGAAATGATCCATTATACCCATGATTGAACACATTTTGGTAATGCTAATTAACAAAAAGGGCTAAAGAGATTTTTTGTGCAGAAATTCATGTATTCAGTTAACTATGTTTATGCAATTCAGATGATATGATAAGTAACAAACTAAGAACAATTGTAAATCTTTGATAGCAAGGAAAAATACCGTAACATAGCAGTGGGTCTTGATGTGATCCATCCAGAAACTACAAAGAGATCCAGTTTTACCAAGAAGTTCTTGCACAGCCTTCAGCGTAAATGGCCTTACAAATCGATCAATTCTCAAGGAAGTTGTTGCAGGTTTCTGAGATGGTGGCACTGCAAGCCAAAATAAAGGAAATACAGTTCGATTACAGGATTGTGACTAATGAAATATATAGACTTGTGATCAGCAAATAGTGAACTCACCAACCCGCTCCTTTGGGGAATCTCCACTAGCTGTTGAATCAGACCTGCCAAAAGATCGTTTTAAAGCAGGCTGAAAAATTTCCTTAGGAGCATCAGAGCCACTATGACTTATTGGTTGTCTCTCTGGAACTTTGGCACCATCTGCAGCCCATCGACGCTGGCGTTTGATTGGCTCAGTGGCAGCAACAGTTTCTTCAGCTGCGTTCAGCAGACACCAAAACAAAAAACAGACGTTAATTCAAAGCAATCACACAATATAGCCACGCAACTTCATCAAATTATCTAATATTTAAGAGTTTTAGTTAACTCGGTTGACAACAATAGCACATGACctctcataattttttttttaatgaactaCATAGCAGATGTGCTTGTCCTAGCTAAGGTACTAAATAGCAGATAGCAGGGTAGTAGCAGATTTCCATCAGATTAGCGTAGCGATCGATATAATTGACACCATATTCCAATAATGGAATAAAAGAAAACTCAAACTACAGGTTTATttgttgaaattaaaaattgtAAAGTAGTCcttaatttactctaaaatCATTGTTTAGAAAACTAATTATTCATAGAGCCAagtccaaaaaataaaaatatgtacatTTTACATGAACCAAATAGCAACCGCTATTTTGCAGATAGCGCCCACAACCGCTATTATACAGTACTCCCCCCGGTCAGGAATACTTGAGTCAACAGTCATGTATTCCCAACCAGAGGGAGTAACACTTGTTTGCTATTGGTGAGAAACAAATTTACTTACAGGCTATTGATGATTAAATCTTTGAAGGTATAATTTATTTACGTGACTGCAAGATACTAAGGACGAAAAAAGAACATAATAAAAATCTGCGCAACTTTGTGCACAATCATAATGGCAAGGACAGTCTGATTCAAGGTATTATAATCCATGAATGGCTATGCTGAAAATATGCAATTTCAAGTTGAAGGAATAATGAGAAGCATAAAGGGAATGTCAGGAAATAAACCTTCGAGTTTCCTCTTTTCGGTTGAAGCTGCTGTCTTTTCATCAGCTATAACTTCTTTCATGTCAACAGAGGAATCGTCCACAACAGTATCAGGGAGGGACACCTCTTTCACATGATCTGAGCTAAGCTCAGCTGTTCCTTCAGATTTAATGTTGGACTCAACTTGCTTAATCTCCATGACATCCTCCTCCATTGACTCATCACCTGAACTCCTGTCTAAATTTAGTTTCTCTGGAGAGCCGCCTTCATCCACATTAGCTGTGGAATCTATGTATTCCAAAGATGACTGGTTTTTACCCAGATCTTTGTCATCATCCAATGGCTGCAAATCTCCACCTATGGAAGTAATGCCAGAAGATGGTTTTACCATCTCTGGCTTAGCCTCTAGTTCTAAATCAAAATTATTAGCATTCAAATTATCCTTTATATTATTCTTTTTGTTAGTTGATATATCATCGCTAGAAATTGACTCACACTTAATTGGAGACCCTAAATCTGGGCTAACCTCAGGTACCTGATCATTTGGTTTTGGTGCGATGGGCTTCTCGTCCTCATTCGTGAGCTCAGAATCTTTGCGCTCTTCATCATACACTGAAGTAGTGTCACCCAAATCATTAAGAACCGCCTTCTCAGTTGCAACATCAGTATCCATAGGATCAGCATCTGTTGGGATGGCATCCACAGTTGTTGCTACTGTGTCATGTTGTTGAACTTTGCTGGCTTCAGTAGCATCTATCTTGATATCAGAAGAGGTCATGTCTGACTCTACATCAGCACTGGTCATATCAAGGGCACCAATTGCTTCGTTGGTGCCAACATCTTGTGTCTTCTCAACAAAAGGTTCAGTATTATTTTCAGCATGAAGATGTTCGTTTTGCACTGTGGAAACATCTCCTGCAATTGGTGGCTCTTCTCCTTTGTCTGTTGGGGCCTTGCTTAAGGGAGCTTCATGGGTTGCCACCGCGTTAACCTTGGGGGGCTCTTCGGCAGCTGAAACTGTGAGCGACTGACT from Oryza glaberrima chromosome 3, OglaRS2, whole genome shotgun sequence carries:
- the LOC127766971 gene encoding uncharacterized protein LOC127766971, whose translation is MSSYPVLNNRPIDQWRVTDLKDELRKRRLPVKGLKDELVRRLFESIQSEKEEEEEEQDNETVEVNPAANQASEIQSVSQETTVSITEVHKETVVQVTQEATPPITEVSQSLTVSAAEEPPKVNAVATHEAPLSKAPTDKGEEPPIAGDVSTVQNEHLHAENNTEPFVEKTQDVGTNEAIGALDMTSADVESDMTSSDIKIDATEASKVQQHDTVATTVDAIPTDADPMDTDVATEKAVLNDLGDTTSVYDEERKDSELTNEDEKPIAPKPNDQVPEVSPDLGSPIKCESISSDDISTNKKNNIKDNLNANNFDLELEAKPEMVKPSSGITSIGGDLQPLDDDKDLGKNQSSLEYIDSTANVDEGGSPEKLNLDRSSGDESMEEDVMEIKQVESNIKSEGTAELSSDHVKEVSLPDTVVDDSSVDMKEVIADEKTAASTEKRKLEAEETVAATEPIKRQRRWAADGAKVPERQPISHSGSDAPKEIFQPALKRSFGRSDSTASGDSPKERVVPPSQKPATTSLRIDRFVRPFTLKAVQELLGKTGSLCSFWMDHIKTHCYVTFSSVEEAVATRDAVYDLQWPPNNGNRLVAEFVDPQEVKLKLEPPLPAAAPISPATTPKEPPFQQAQANQNMPRQAAAPREHLPPPPPLTKPPTSDSGSAKERLPPTPKKQPEPPVVTLDDLFRKTHSSPRIYYLPLSEEEVAAKLASQGKGKRE